ACGGCCTTAGGCCCAGCTTCTTGCATCTGTTTTAATTCCATACTTACTGCCTGCTAAAAATACGTCTAAAGGTTTGTTTGTGTTTGACTTAAGTTTAACACTGTTCAGAGCAGTAACAATGGTCCGCGCTTAAGAATGCTATACAGATGTTGAGACTTAGTGAAACAATTTGCTGAAATCGGCTTCACATATGCGTTTTACTGCAGGGTGCTGAATCATGCGTTCCGCAAAAATGACATAGTATTCTTCTTTCAGCGCATCCACTTTTGCCACTTCCATAACATTGGGAAGTTCCAGCACATCTGAAGAGTAAAATGTCGGCGCAACAAACATGGCTTTATGATTCGATCCAAATGATTTCATCAATGCCGCATCATCAAACTCCCCCAGAATGGTAGGCGTGATGCCCTGGCTATCAAACCAATGCATTAGCTTGCGTCCCATGGCAGTACGTGTGCTTGGAATAAGCAGCTTATGCTCTTCAATGACAGCAGGAAAACGCTTCTTGGAGGTATCTCCTGAACAGAAGAAACTCATCAAGCTCTCACCTATTTTCACGCTGAAAAGACCGGGGCTTTGTGTTGAATCCACAGGGCAGTCTGACAGGATCATATCCAGTTTGTGCTGACTAAGCTGCTCAAGCAAAAGTTCGTGGGTCGATTCGAAGCAGCGAAGGTGAATACCATCGTCTTCAGGCAATGCTTTTAACAGCACACGGCTAACAAGGCTTTTGGAGAGTGCGTCCGCGACGCCAACATCGAACAACTGGTGCTCACGTTGGCTATAATTCACGATATCGAGCATTTCATAACTCAAGCCAAACATCTTATCGGCGTACTTAAAAACAAGCTGTCCGAGCTCTGTAGGTTCGATATTTCTCCCTACACGCTTGGTCAATTTGCCTTTAAGGCGCTCTTCAAGCGCTCTGATCTGTCCTGTAACCGTCTGTGGCGTTAGGAACAGAGCATCAGCCGCCTTTGATACTGAACCTTGCTTACAGACCATCCAGAAGTAATAGAGGTGGTTATAATTTAAGTGTGACATGTGTTCTCAACGAAAAAACGCCAGACGCGTTATCCACGGCTGGCGTTTTGGGATGATAGCCTATCCTTTTTTAGCAATGGTGGAGGTCTTGTAGCGACCTCCTGCACGCTGTTCCAGCGCTCTGCCTAATAGGGTTTCTTTGTCGACGCGTGGCGTTGTTGTCAGTAAGGCTTTTTCAACAACCTCAGGTTGAGTCGTTTCCAGCCCAGCAAGGAAAGCCTTGCACACATCAGTCGAATTATCATCGAAACAGTGTGAGTATTTGTTCGCAGCCAATGCTGGTGTAGCGAAGAGCACTCCGCTAATAATCAATGCTAACTTTTTTCTCATCGCTATCTTCCTCAACCTCACTCGATTTCGGCAATACAGCATTAAGCAAGGCGTAACCTGCCACGGCCGAGATAGTTGAACCAATCAAAATGCCCAGTCTTGAGAAGGTAATGTAGCTTTCATCCACTCCGACAAACGCCAGAGACGAAATGAAGATGGACATGGTAAAGCCGATACCACACAACAAAGACACAGCGAAGATTTGCTTAAAGTTTACGTTTTCAGGCAGGCGAGCAATACCCAGTTTTACTGACGCCCAGCTCAGGGTAAAGATACCCAGAGGCTTACCAATCAACAGGCCCAATGCAATCCCCAATGGAAGCGTATTAGTCAAACTTTCAATCGATACGCCTTCCAGTGATACACCAGCATTTGCGAACGCAAAGACAGGCAGAATAAGGAAAGCAGCATATGGGTGAATAGCATGTTCAAGCTCTTTCAGTGGTGACTTACCGTCCTTTCCACCTTCAAGCGGGATCACAAAGCCCAGCACCACACCCGCCAGTGTCGCGTGAACACCTGACTTCAAAACGCTGACCCAAAGGATGGCACCGACTAACAAATACCACTTGGTTGCAGTCACCCCTTTTGCATTCATCAAGAAGAGCGCGGCCGTCGCGAGGAAAGCAACTGTCAGTGCTGTCACAGACAGATCGCTACTATAGAACAGCGCAATGATAACGATAACGCCTAGGTCATCAATAATCGCCAATGCGAGTAGGAAGACTTTCAGTGCCAACGGAACACGTTTGCCCAGCAGCGCCATCACACCCAGTGCGAATGCAATGTCCGTCGCAGCTGGAATTGCCCAACCCGCTTGGGTAACAGGGTCGCCAGCATTGAATGCTAGATATACTGCAGCAGGTGCTACCATACCGCCGACAGCAGCAATAGCAGGGAAGATGGCTTTCTCTTTGGTATTCAGAGCGCCTTCAATCAGCTCCCTTTTAACCTCAAGTCCAATCAGTAAGAAGAAGATGGCCATAAGGCCGTCATTGATCCAATGTGCAACAGACAAACCAGCTATATAGCTATGAAGAGCGCCGTCATATAGTGGCTGCAAAGGCGAGTTGGCAATAATAATCGCCAGAATCGCAGCAATGATCAGCACTAAACCACCAGCTGATTCCATCTTCATAAACTGACGAATCGCATCAGTCATTAAAAGCACTCCGTTAAATTAGTTAATCTCTACTAGTCTAGGCGCCGATCATCGATAAAGAAAAATCGGTTCTTCGGAGATTAAACATCGAAATATCCGAAGTATCCAATCAAAATTGTTACTTTTTTCGCAACGAAAATCGGTAACTCTGTCATAAACGTCACAGCCCAGCCTGCATCAAGCATTAAAACGGTTCAAGTGCCTATTTTTTATACTGCGATTTCACCCCTCACATAAACAACTTATCTTCATGTTTTTTATAGTAAATTGAACATATGACACAAAGTCTTTACACCCTCTCTTATGAATGGCTGATACACCACCTCATAACTGTCATATTAGTGAAATATTTCGTACCTAATATCCGCGCCAGATTCTTTCACTGACACAAATCTGACATTTAACTGTCACGGAGATTTCTCTTATGACCTCCCAAGCTTCTACTGCTGCACCGATTAACAGCTCTAAGAATTGGGTACGTTGGGCCAACCTGGCACTTATGCTTTATGTACTGCTTCTGGCAGTTTCCATGGTTGGAAGTGGTTTCAAATGGGCTGCGGGTGACGAGGCTAGAACCTTGTTTGAATTCGCTTCTCATCCTGTTGCAGGTCTGATGATTGGTATCGTAGCGACAGCGCTCATCCAGTCTTCCAGTACTGTAACTTCTATTATCGTTGGTCTTGTCGCTGGCGGTCTGCCAGTTGAAACCGCCATCCCTATGGTGATGGGTGCAAACATAGGCACTACCGTGACCAATACACTGGTAAGTCTGGGTCACGCTCGTTG
The nucleotide sequence above comes from Grimontia kaedaensis. Encoded proteins:
- the nhaR gene encoding transcriptional activator NhaR, which codes for MSHLNYNHLYYFWMVCKQGSVSKAADALFLTPQTVTGQIRALEERLKGKLTKRVGRNIEPTELGQLVFKYADKMFGLSYEMLDIVNYSQREHQLFDVGVADALSKSLVSRVLLKALPEDDGIHLRCFESTHELLLEQLSQHKLDMILSDCPVDSTQSPGLFSVKIGESLMSFFCSGDTSKKRFPAVIEEHKLLIPSTRTAMGRKLMHWFDSQGITPTILGEFDDAALMKSFGSNHKAMFVAPTFYSSDVLELPNVMEVAKVDALKEEYYVIFAERMIQHPAVKRICEADFSKLFH
- the nhaA gene encoding Na+/H+ antiporter NhaA, giving the protein MTDAIRQFMKMESAGGLVLIIAAILAIIIANSPLQPLYDGALHSYIAGLSVAHWINDGLMAIFFLLIGLEVKRELIEGALNTKEKAIFPAIAAVGGMVAPAAVYLAFNAGDPVTQAGWAIPAATDIAFALGVMALLGKRVPLALKVFLLALAIIDDLGVIVIIALFYSSDLSVTALTVAFLATAALFLMNAKGVTATKWYLLVGAILWVSVLKSGVHATLAGVVLGFVIPLEGGKDGKSPLKELEHAIHPYAAFLILPVFAFANAGVSLEGVSIESLTNTLPLGIALGLLIGKPLGIFTLSWASVKLGIARLPENVNFKQIFAVSLLCGIGFTMSIFISSLAFVGVDESYITFSRLGILIGSTISAVAGYALLNAVLPKSSEVEEDSDEKKVSIDY